From a region of the Hemitrygon akajei chromosome 16, sHemAka1.3, whole genome shotgun sequence genome:
- the LOC140740344 gene encoding ciliary microtubule associated protein 1A-like isoform X2 — MEANTEKTYPTIAARERVYHTECSPGPRYYIDPKITRFGRSGTPSYSMSGRAKTCDLSQMPGVPGPGAYNPERTLHLSKHRSPAYSMGFRTRCRKLDTVPAPNSYTLPSLMGPKVPTKPSSASFSVTGRTRGGDLSRTPGPGRYSRTDPNVFLRKQPAYSMLGRHDLPTYYTQAPGPGAHNPEKVTINKPSIPAFSLGMRHSEFVTPLIVDISD; from the exons ATGGAAGCTAACACTGAGAAAACGTATCCCACAATTGCAGCCCGGGAGAGAG TGTATCACACCGAATGCAGTCCAGGGCCCCGGTATTACATTGACCCAAAGATCACACGCTTCGGCAGAAGTGGAACTCCCTCATACTCCATGTCGGGTCGAGCGAAAACCTGCG ATCTTTCTCAGATGCCAGGAGTACCAGGACCAGGTGCCTATAACCCAGAGAGAACACTGCACCTCAGCAAGCACAGATCACCAGCTTACTCAATGGGATTCAGAACTAGATGTCGCAAGCTGGACACAGTGCCGGCCCCTAATAGCTACACACTTCCATCCCTAATGGGGCCGAAGGTTCCTACCAAGCCTTCCAGTGCTAGTTTTTCAGTTACTGGGAGGACAAGAGGAGGGGATCTATCCAGAACCCCAGGGCCTGGCCGGTACAGTCGTACTGACCCGAATGTTTTCCTACGCAAACAACCAGCTTACTCAATGCTGGGTCGGCATGACTTGCCCACTTATTATACGCAGGCGCCAGGACCTGGAGCACACAACCCTGAAAAAGTGACCATCAATAAGCCCAGTATCCCTGCCTTTTCCCTGGGAATGCGGCACTCGGAATTTGTGACCCCTCTGATCGTTGACATTTCCGATTGA
- the LOC140740344 gene encoding protein CIMAP1D-like isoform X1, which produces MEANTEKTYPTIAARERGPGPGRYGLPPAIGFVGHDLTKHTNPAYTFGRKHSSVLYHTECSPGPRYYIDPKITRFGRSGTPSYSMSGRAKTCDLSQMPGVPGPGAYNPERTLHLSKHRSPAYSMGFRTRCRKLDTVPAPNSYTLPSLMGPKVPTKPSSASFSVTGRTRGGDLSRTPGPGRYSRTDPNVFLRKQPAYSMLGRHDLPTYYTQAPGPGAHNPEKVTINKPSIPAFSLGMRHSEFVTPLIVDISD; this is translated from the exons ATGGAAGCTAACACTGAGAAAACGTATCCCACAATTGCAGCCCGGGAGAGAG GGCCTGGACCAGGAAGATATGGATTACCTCCTGCCATTGGGTTCGTGGGACATGATCTTACCAAACACACAAATCCAGCTTACACTTTCGGGAGAAAACACAGCAGTGTAT TGTATCACACCGAATGCAGTCCAGGGCCCCGGTATTACATTGACCCAAAGATCACACGCTTCGGCAGAAGTGGAACTCCCTCATACTCCATGTCGGGTCGAGCGAAAACCTGCG ATCTTTCTCAGATGCCAGGAGTACCAGGACCAGGTGCCTATAACCCAGAGAGAACACTGCACCTCAGCAAGCACAGATCACCAGCTTACTCAATGGGATTCAGAACTAGATGTCGCAAGCTGGACACAGTGCCGGCCCCTAATAGCTACACACTTCCATCCCTAATGGGGCCGAAGGTTCCTACCAAGCCTTCCAGTGCTAGTTTTTCAGTTACTGGGAGGACAAGAGGAGGGGATCTATCCAGAACCCCAGGGCCTGGCCGGTACAGTCGTACTGACCCGAATGTTTTCCTACGCAAACAACCAGCTTACTCAATGCTGGGTCGGCATGACTTGCCCACTTATTATACGCAGGCGCCAGGACCTGGAGCACACAACCCTGAAAAAGTGACCATCAATAAGCCCAGTATCCCTGCCTTTTCCCTGGGAATGCGGCACTCGGAATTTGTGACCCCTCTGATCGTTGACATTTCCGATTGA